The genomic interval GAGACGACGCTCGCCGCCGTGAGCGTGCGCAACTCCCCCAAGCCCCCGCCGGAGCGCATCTCGCTCACGTGGCCCGCCCTGAACTCGGCGCGCCACGTGGCGCTGCTCGTGTCCGGGGAGGAGAAGGCGGAGGCCGTCGAGCGGGCCCAGCACGGCATCGACCCGTGGGGCTGCCCGGCGTCCGCGGTGCGCGGCCTGGAGTCCACCACGTGGTACCTCGACACGGAGGCCGCCTCGAAGCTCTGAGGCCACCGCGCCCTCGTGCACGATCAGGGCCCCGACCGCAACGGTCGGGGCCCTGATGTCGTTCTGGGGGTGGCTGCTCAGCCGGTGACGAGCATGATGCGCGCGAGCACGCCGAGCCCGATCGCGCACAGCGCCCAGATCACGGCGACCGTCACGGTCAGCCGGTTCAGGTTGCGCTCGGCCACGCCCGAGGAGCCGGCACCGGCGGACACGCCGCCGCCGAACATGTCGGACAGGCCGCCGCCCTTGCCCCGGTGGAGGAGCACGAGCAGGACCAGCAGCAGGCCGGTGACGGCCAGCAGCACCTGCAGGATGGTCTTCAGGAGCGAGAGATCCACGAGGGGGTATCGCCTTCCGGTCGGAACGAGAGCCCGATCAGGATACGGCACGGGCCGGGCCCCGTGAGGGTGCCCGGCCCGCTTCCGTGATGGATCGGACGATGCCGCCGGATCAGCCCTGGTAGAGGGCGATCTTGGCGAACTCGTCGGCCTTGAGCGAGGCGCCGCCCACGAGGGCGCCGTCCACATCGTCCTTGGCCATGATCTCGCCGACGTTGGAGGACTTCACGGAGCCGCCGTACAGCACGCGCACGGTCTCCTTGACCTCGTCGTCGAACAGGCCGCCGAGGGCGTCGCGGATCGCGCCGCAGACCTCCTGGGCGTCCTCGGGGGTCGCGACCTCGCCGGTGCCGATGGCCCACACGGGCTCGTAGGCGATGACGACGCGGCCCGCGTCCTCGTTCGACAGCCCCTCGAGGCCGCCCTCGAGCTGGGCGAGGGTGTACTCGACCTGCTTGCCGGCCTTGCGCTCGTCGAGGCCCTCGCCGACGCACAGGATCGGGGTGAGCCCCACCGCGATCGCGGCCTTGACCTTGGCGTTGGTGATGTTCTCGTCCTCGCCGTGGTACTGGCGGCGCTCGGAGTGGCCCACGAGCACGTAGGTGCAGCCGAGCGCGGTCAGCATCTCGCCGGACACCTCGCCGGTGTAGGCGCCCGT from Brachybacterium huguangmaarense carries:
- the secG gene encoding preprotein translocase subunit SecG; protein product: MDLSLLKTILQVLLAVTGLLLVLLVLLHRGKGGGLSDMFGGGVSAGAGSSGVAERNLNRLTVTVAVIWALCAIGLGVLARIMLVTG
- the tpiA gene encoding triose-phosphate isomerase; protein product: MTTRTPLMAGNWKMNLDYKQGLSLVEDLGDALKGGDTDAVEVAVIPPFVDIRTVQTAIDANKYPIAYGAQDLSEHIGTGAYTGEVSGEMLTALGCTYVLVGHSERRQYHGEDENITNAKVKAAIAVGLTPILCVGEGLDERKAGKQVEYTLAQLEGGLEGLSNEDAGRVVIAYEPVWAIGTGEVATPEDAQEVCGAIRDALGGLFDDEVKETVRVLYGGSVKSSNVGEIMAKDDVDGALVGGASLKADEFAKIALYQG